The genomic stretch CGGGCCCCGCGCTATCAGGATATCATCGCTCTCCATCCGGGTGGTCCTGTCGGGGTCGTAGATCCAGCCCTTTCCGCGCCGGATGGCAATCACCTGCATACCCGTCGTGCTCTGGACCTTGAGGTCGCCGAGCGTGTGGCCGACGAGCTCACTTCCCTGGCTGACGATGACCCGGGTGACGACCTCTTCGGCCTCCGGGAAGACGCGCTTGAGTTTTGCGGGGAAACGGATGTCTTTTAAGATGAGTTTTGCTATATCCGAGGCAGAGTTCGCGATCCTCTCCGCCGCTTCGGCCACCTGGAGCATACCGCTCATCGCCTCGGCCTCTTCGATCCTTCTCGCGCCGAGGACACTCTGAATTCTAGCCTGGTAAACCAGATTGTTCATCCTCTCTTCGAGGTTGATCACCTCGAGCGCTATCTCTTTGCTGTCGAAGAGTATCGCTGAATAAGAAAGATCGACCATCAGCTCGGAGACGTCTTTCATCTCGATCAGGACATCTTTGAAGCTGATCGGCTGATATTCATGTTCCATCATGGTTTTTTAACCGTTGTTCTCCATTCTTTCACTACAGCAGCAGGCCTATCACCGTCACGAGCGCGGCTGCACCGATCAGGTCGATCAGGCTTGTGATGACAGGGATTCCGAAGTTGTCGGGATCGAGACCGTACCGGAATGAAAGGCTCGCGGTGGCGTATGCCACGCCGTTCACCAGTGTCATGACGACCAGACCCGCCGCAAGGCTGATGATGACCAGCATCCCGAGACCCGGGCTATTCAACCCCATGAGCACCGCCGCACCATGCGCGATGAGCGCCAGCAGTGGAAGCAGTATCAACGTATAGAGATAGGAAATAATAAAATGATGCACTACGCCGCGCTCGGGGAGGAACGAGGGGTTGAGCTCCCCGGTATGCATCCCCGTCGAGAGGCGCGACCCGAGGATGCCGCCGATCGACCCGAGGCAGCCTGTGAACGGCGGTATCAGGATGAGGAAGGCGGCGATCGTCACCAGTGCATCGAGGTTGAGGGAGTAGGTCAGGCCCGCCAGCGTGCCGAGGACGCTGAGCGGGATGAGGAAAGAGAGATTCTCCCCGACGATGGTTCCGATCCCCTCCGATCGGCGCCGGGTATAGACGATGACAGCAACGGCAACGGCGACCACGGCGACCCCGAGCGCCAGGCGTGTCCAGGGAGGGAGATACATGACAAAGACCGCGGAAAGGACGAGGATCGGGAGCGTGACGACGTCCCCGGATGTGGTGACGGTCGGTGCGCCGATCATGTCGAGGTCGAGGCCGTAGCGGTAGCTTATGAGGGCGATGAGCAGGGTGATTCCCA from Methanoculleus chikugoensis encodes the following:
- a CDS encoding magnesium transporter gives rise to the protein MVMEQGLSSQSRLILTGLGALLVSAAASSIAGVYLGSAREVLALIPGLMVLLPSIIDMRGNIAGVLASRLSSSMHLGEFSIDFEEGSVLGDNVRASFVITVLIAFVLGIFAYAASLLSGLPTVSITDLVLISVTSGIVSGLLVMGITLLIALISYRYGLDLDMIGAPTVTTSGDVVTLPILVLSAVFVMYLPPWTRLALGVAVVAVAVAVIVYTRRRSEGIGTIVGENLSFLIPLSVLGTLAGLTYSLNLDALVTIAAFLILIPPFTGCLGSIGGILGSRLSTGMHTGELNPSFLPERGVVHHFIISYLYTLILLPLLALIAHGAAVLMGLNSPGLGMLVIISLAAGLVVMTLVNGVAYATASLSFRYGLDPDNFGIPVITSLIDLIGAAALVTVIGLLL